GGTATTAACGTTTGACATAGCAATAAATTGAGCACCGTTTAATTCTTCTTCTTTTTGTTCAAAAATGCGCTCGGTTTTGCTCATAAACGTAATACCGATATTAAGTAGTGTGGTCGCAAGGAGAATAAAAACAATAAGTGTAACGGCTGCGCTTTTTCTCTTTTTTAAGTTTGCTAAAGATAGTCGTAAAGTAACCATTGGCATACCTACCACCCCATTTCCCCTAAAAATTGTTGTAACTTTTGCATTCGATTGGAGCTTTCTAAAAGTTTATATGGTTTCATATTTAATTCTCCGCACACGGTGCCGTCTTTTACATATAAGATACGGTTTCCTCTTAAAGCCGTTTTTATATCATGTGTAACCATGATAATACTTTGACCGTCTTCATTCAGTCTAGTAAAGTTATCTAGGACCTGGGTACTAGAAGCGGAGTTCAGTGCGCCGGTTGGTTCATCTGCAAATAATATCTTTGGATTGTTAATGATTGCCCTAACGATAGCAACCCTCTGTTTCTCACCGCCGGATAGTTGATTGGGAAATTTAACAAAATCTTGTTCATTCAGGCCCATACTTTTTAAAAGTGTCTGTGCTTTATGAAAGACCTCTTTTTTATTGCGGTTTAAGAGCAGTCCACTAGTCAATACATTATCCAGAATATTCATATTGTCTAATAAGTAGATTGATTGAAACACAAATCCACAATTTTTTCGTCTTATAAGAGCAAGTTTATCGTTACTTAACTTGGCGATATTTTCTTCGCCAAGAAAAACATCTCCTACGGTGGGAATGTCCATGCCGGACAAAGCATAAAGCAGGGTGGATTTGCCCGAGCCGGAACTTCCCATGATTACAGTGAAATCACCTTTATTTATGCTAAGATCCAAATTTTTAAGGACATGTTGCTGAACGCCGCCGATTGAAAAGGATTTGCATAATTTGTTCGTTCTAAGAATAATTGTATCCATTATAATATCTTTTTTCCTCCTAAATCAGTTTGTGAATGTATGCTTTTATTACTAAAGCTTCTTAAGCAGTATAATCAATCATGGCTGGTAAAGTCTTTAAAACCATCCTGTCAATTTCTTAAATCTTTCTTAACTGCACATGATTTGTAAATTAGGGGTTACTATGGTATACTATTATACAGTATGGCGATTGAAAGTTATAGTAATAAAAATGTAATTCAATGGGTGTCAGGAAGAGATTGGGAGGAACATATGAAAAAAAGAATACGAAATATTATTATATGTGGTTTGCTCTTTGGAGGCATTTTGCTAATGCTAAGGATTGTGTTTCAGATGTCTGATGAAGAGGTTTGGCGGTATTATATTCTTGTCAGCGGGATAATCCTAGTAGGAGCAGTGGGAATCAATATAATATATCAGGTTAAACTAATGAAAAAGTTGAAACGCTTTGAAACGATTCTGCGGGATGAAGAGAATCCGGATAAATTTATTGAAGAAAATGAAAGTCTGTTGCGTAGGTTGAAGTCGGAGTATAACAGAGCGCTTATCAATATTAATCTTAGTGCCGGGTATTGCGACAAGGGAGATTTTGAGACAGCAAAAAATATTTTATTATCCATTCCTCTTAAACATATAAAAGGAATTAATAAAGTGGTTTATTATATGAATCTTGCTTATATTTATTTTAGATTGGAAGAATCTCAAAAAGCTCTTGATATTTTAGAACAACAAAAGAAAGCATTTTCCAATTTGGAAAAGCATCCTTCATTGGGAGGTAATATTATGTCTTTAAGGATATTAAAGTATATTGCTCAAGATCAGCTTGCAGATGCCCAAAATCTACTGATCACAGCAAAAAATCAATGGACTGATAAACGTCTGCTAAAAGATTGGGAGCTATTGCAGAGTACAATCAATCAATTAAATAATACATCGCTGTAATTAAAACAGGCAGCCGGAACGAGCTTCATACATATGAGCTTTGCGCCGTTTGCCTGTTCTCCTACACCAACCGTAACACTTGATTATTATTTTTACTATGCTATAATAGATATTAAGCGGTAAGTAAAGTGTTTCAGAACGGTATATTTATTGCTTTTCGTATGTACTATCAATAAAACTTAATAGGTAAAGAACCGTCTTAAATAAGAAGGGCTTTGATTACTGTGTCATGGCAATGGCACAGATATGAGAAGCCCTTCTTTTTTTAGATAAGATATCACTTTGTAAAATGTATTCGACATGGAGAATGTGTACAAACATTTATTTCTTAAAAGGAGGAACAAAATGCAGTTAGTAGGAAAAGAAATCAGCCATATAAAGTTTGGTGAAGGTATCGTAAAAGAATCAAGGGATAATTATATTACAATAACATTTTCACAGGGAGAGAAGAAATTCCTGTATCCAAAAGCATTCAATAAATATCTCACTCTGAAAGATAAAAAAGTTCAGTTACAAGTCAATCAGGCTCTAGAGGTACTTCAAAAGGAAGAATTAATGCAACAAATATATATTGGTGAACAACAGCGGCTTCATAAGTTACAGATGGAACGATTTTATCCCGATTCTCAGGCAGCGTTTGGATTCGTACAGAATAACAGGGAAGAGGTATTTTCAACCTGGTCTTTGTATGCAGGCTCTTACCAAAGTGGAAGTTCCAAAGGAAAACCAAAGCTTCCGGTAAGGCTTCGATTAAATTCAGCCTGCTTGCTTACAGAATGCGCCAAGGGAGTATCTGAAAAGAAGCGGCGTATATTGGGCGTATTTATGCCGAGGGAGGAATTTGAAGGTGCAGCTTGTAAGGATGGTATCATAAATAGTCATGAAAGATACAGAATTAAATTAGAAGACAAAGAAACCATGTTCTATTGGAACTATATTCCCGAAGCGGAACAGGTTTTAAAATGGGGTAATATTGAAATCCGATATATATCGAATCTAACCATGCAGAAGATATTAATGGATATGAAACTGGTAATCAGTGATTTAAAACGCCGTCAGGAGATGGAAGACTTTTATCAGTACTTTTGTTTGGTTAATAAGTTAGAAGATATAGAACATTAAAAACGGATGTGTTACTACGAACGGTGAGAGTCCTGCTGATACAAGGAGGAATTACATTGCAGGTATATACTATTGATTTCGAAGGAATTTATACGGAACAATCGTGGTATCTAACACGAAAAGACAAGATAAAAAACATGGATATAATACCGTATGAAGGAACGAACGGATATTGTTCACAGAAAAGCTGTGAAGTGTTGCAGGCATATTGTTCAAACTTAGATTTTCCGGCAGTAACTTATCTAGGCTCAGGTAACTACCACTATCTCACATACTTTCTGCTACAGCAAATAAAGAAGCCGTTTTCTATGGTTATGTTTGATTTTCATTCCGATATCCAGATGGGAATGTGTAAAGAGTTATTATCCTGTGGCAATTGGGTACGGTTTGCTCTGGAGAATTGCAGTCAACTAAAACAGGTTTATATAGTAGGTGTAGCGGAACAATATATTCCTAAGGATTATGATTGTTGTGGCAAAGAAGTACATTTCATTACAGAAAAGCAGGTAAGAAGCATAGATTGGATAGAAGAAGTTAAAAGAGGAATACAGTACCCTATCTATATTACGATTGATAAAGATGTATTTCGGGAAGGGACTGTTTACACAAACTGGGACCAGGGAACCATGGAAATAAACGATGTAAGTGCATTTTTTGAAGGTGTAAGGGCAAGACATAAAATATTAGGCGGGGACATCTGCGGAGAGTGTTCGAAGAATTATGCAGATGGGCAGTATAACAGGTATCAAGAGGTTAATGGGATTATAAATCAACAGATTTTAACGTATTTTCATATGGCAAATCGATAGAAGAACGTAAATTTTTCCAAACTCTTTCCGGTATTTAGTTGAACATGTTTGCTGTTTTATGATAAGATAATTATAACAGTTTCAATAAAAGACGAATTGTTTATGAAAGACATTTCTTATAAAGACAGATAGGAGTTATACATGAAATCATTAGTAATAGCGGAAAAACCCTCTGTAGGAAGAGATATTGCCAGAGTACTTAAATGTACAAAAAATATGGGGGGAGCCATAGAAGGTGAAAAATACATTGTTACCTGGGGACTAGGACATCTAGTTACCTTAGCTGATCCTGAAAATTATGATGAAAAATATAAAACCTGGAACATGGAGAATCTTCCGATGCTGCCGGAGAAGTTCCAGTTAGTAGTTATAAAGCAGACCGGAAAACAATATCAGGCGGTGAAAACACAGATTCAGCGAAAGGACGTATCTGACATTATAATTGCCACAGATGCAGGCAGGGAAGGGGAATTAGTAGCAAGGTGGATACTGGAAAAGGCAAATAATAAGAAGCCCGTTAAGAGATTATGGATATCCTCCGTTACGGATAAAGCCATCCGGGAAGGCTTTGCACACCTAAAAGACGGAAAAGAATATGAAAATCTGTATCAGGCAGCGGTAGCAAGAGCGGAAGCCGATTGGATTGTAGGAATGAATGCTACAAGAGCCTTAACCTGTAAATATAATGCCAGCCTTTCCTGTGGACGTGTGCAGACGCCAACGCTTGCAATGATTGCAAAAAGAGAAGAAGATATTAAAAAGTTCATACCAGTCCCCTACTATGGATTGATTGGGAAACTAAGTGGTATGACACTTACCTGGAAAGATGCCAAATCAGGCAATACAACTACGCCTGATAAATCAAAGATAGAAGAGCTGTTAAAACAACTAAGAGGCAAAGATGGTATCGTAACAGAATTTAAAACGCAGTTAAAAAAATCCTATGCTCCTGGATTATATGATTTGACAGAATTACAAAGAGAGGCAAATCTCAGGTTTGACTTTTCTGCAAAAGAAACATTGAATATCATGCAGCGCTTGTATGAAAATCATAAGGTGTTAACGTATCCAAGAACAGATTCCAGATACTTGACTACGGATATTGTAGGAACCTTAAAGGAAAGACTGGAAGCAGTCAGTATAGGACAATATAAAAAACTGATCTCTGTGTTACTTAGAAAGCCTATTGTCACCAATTCCTCCTTTGTGGATAATCAAAAAGTTAGTGACCATCATGCCATTATTCCTACGGAGCAGTTTGTAAACCTTGACAATATGAGTACCGATGAAAGAAAAATTTATGATATGGTGGTAAGACGCTTCCTTGCTGTTTTATATCCACCTTACGAATATGAAGAAGCGACCGTAAAAGTACAGGTTGGCAGCGAACAATTTACTGCTAAAGGGCGAATTACGAAAGCAATCGGCTATAAGGAAGTTTATGAAAATCAAATAGAAGATAAGGAAGAAACTGAAAGCTTGCAGGAGGTTTCGAAGGATGATGTACTAAAAGGAATAGACTTTGTTATAACCGAAGGTAAGACAAAACCACCGGCACCTTTTAACGAAGCTACCTTATTGTCCGCTATGGAAAACCCAGTACAATTCCTTGAGGAAAAAAACAAAGAGATAGTGAAGACCTTAGGGGAGACCGGAGGGCTTGGAACGGTAGCAACCAGAGCCGATATAATTGAAAAGTTATTCAACTCCTTTTTAATGGAGAAACGGGGAAAAGATATATTTATTACTTCGAAAGGAAAGCAGCTCTTAGAACTAGTTCCTCAGGATTTAAAGAAGCCTGAACTAACCGCATCCCTTGAAATGAAACTAGGCAAAATAGCAGGCGGCAAATTAAAAAAACGGGAATTAATGAAAGAGATGACTGCTTATACCAAAGAAATTGTAGCAGAAATTAAGAGTGGTGACGGAAAATTCAGACATGACAATCTCACCAGTAAAAAATGTCCGGCGTGCGGAAAAAATATGCTTGCCGTTAACGGTAAAAACAGCAGAATGTTAGTATGCCAGGACAGAGAATGCGGTCACAGGGAAACCATTGCCAGAACCAGCAACGCCAGATGTCCGATATGCCATAAGAAAATGGAGTTAGTTGGACAGGGAGAAGCGCAGACTTTTACCTGCTCCTGTGGACACAAGGAAAAACTGTCGGCCTTTCAGGAGAGGAGAAAGAAAGAGGGAGCTGGTGTTAGTAAAAAGGACGTAGCAAAATACATGAACCAGCTTAAAAAGGAAGAAAAGGAGCCGGTAAATACCGCATTTGCAGATGCCTTTTCCAAATTAAAGCTGGATAAATAGAAATACACAATTTCTCTTACCTCCTGTCTCTGGGCAAAGAGTTTCTTAGTTGACTATATATAAATTACTGGAAAGGAGAGAACGTCATGAAAAAGAATCTTAGAGTTTTATTTATGTTTACAGTGGGAGCAATTATACTATTTCTGCTTATATTTGCGTTTCCTATCGTGATGACAGCTATCTTTTTTACGCCATATGTGAAAAGTGCATTAATATTGCTGATTTTTATAAGCATTGTTTTGAAAAATAAATTGTCCTGGAAAAATAGTGTTGTATTTGTTGTAGGAATCTTTTCTCTTGTTGGAATGCTGATGGATACTGCCGGAAATCCAATCTACAATAAGCCGTTGGCTGTGATTGTTTCTTCCGTGGGTGAACTTAATATTGAATCGAAAACCTATAATTATGCACCCGGTGAATATAGCATTACAGACTATATCAGCATTATAAAAAGCGAAGGGGAGGTTGTGAACCTTCACATAATTCTGCTGTATCTGTATCGATTTGTACAATATATTATTCTATATTCTATAGTAGCAACACTGCTTGGATTACTCGTAAGAAGAATGCCTGACAATAAGATTCCACTTGTTCCTGTTGTAGAAGAAGTAACCCCCGAGTTAAATCAAAGGATACAGGAAGAAAAAAGAAGAAGAGAAGAGGAAAAGAAAAATCGACTGACACTTTCAGTAGAAGTGAAGGATACTGTCATACAGTTAAAGAAAACTGAAAATAGTATTAAGGCGATTAAAGTGATTCGTGAACATACAGATGTATCCCTTGCAGAGGCAAAAAAGCTATTGGATGAATTAGAAGATTAGAGCAATTGCTTTTAGGCGGTAAAACATAAAGAAGAAGCTTTCTGGTTTTTATAGATAAAAAATCAGAAAGCTTCTTCTTGCTTTGCAGTAGTTGTATATTAGCATATGTAGATATTGTGTAATTACTTCAATCATTATAGCTTATAACTATTACCATTCCTTAGATAAGGACAAATTCCAGTCCAGAGAATAGATACTGTCGCTTTGTGCCTTTAATTCCTGATAAATCTGGGCACGCGCATAACTTTCAGATGTTTCATCTGTTATATCATCTTCATTCCAATATTGGAAACCAAATAAATAACTTTCCATCATATCATCCCAAGAAGTATACACTTTTTGTAATTCCTGTGCAATCGTTAAGCTGGCATCCATAGCCTCTTCATAAGTATAATAACCCGCCAGATAATACCAGGAGGATAACTGCATGGCTCTTGACAAATCCCAAGCCTTAATGGCATTATCTCCGTATTTTTCAACTGCATCAAAAATTCCCAAGAAAAAAGCTCTGTCTTCGTCTGTATAAGACTCGTCTGTTAATGCAGCTACCAATTCATCTCTAGAATAGGTAGACAACTCGTTTTGATTATAGAGTTCAAGTAATTCTGCATTATGTCCATTTTCTTCGGTCAGCCATTTCAGCTTTTCATCAGCAGTAGCTCTATCCGTAACACTCCAGGAATTTTCTAATCCTTGCTGCATCATTTTAGCAATGGAATCGTTTGCGGCATAGCCGCCAACAAGGTTGATATCACCGCCATTTCTTGAGGTGATTAAGGCATAGGTTGCGTTAAACCAAAGTAACGTATCAGATATGCTTTTATCAGCGGTTTCTGCTTCTTTTGAATCATCTGTTGTAGTAGCGGGAGTACTGTCGGTATCCTTTTTAGCAGGTGTACTACTGCATCCGGTTAAGGCAAGTACGGTAACTAGTGCCAAGGTTAATAATCTTTTCTTCATTTTTTCTCCATCCTTTGTGTATTTAGTGCGTACGACCTATATAATACCAGAGGTTTCGCAAAAGGTTAATAGGAAATAAGTAGGAGAGGTTAAAAATGTTATTGTGATGAAGTGAGAATAGATAATTGGGTGTTTAACATAATAAATGAAAATGAGAGCTGTGCATCTTGCTGAGGGATTGAGGAAGATAAGTTGTCAAGGATGAACTCATACTTGATTTTATAACTAAACTCAATTAAAATATAAGCATGATATTAAAGTGCGAATATGAAGCGTACATAAAATCCCTGGGGGATTCGCACTTAAAATTTTATTGTGTAAAGATTATGATAAAGAATGCTTTATGGTATAATTTTTGTAAATATTTGCTGTCGCTTCCTGCACGGAAGCGTGGATTGAAATAAATAAATGGTATAAATTCCAACGTCACTAGTGTGTCGCTTCCTACACGGAAGCGTGGATTGAAATTGTGCTTGTTTCTAACATATCTCATTTTCTTCTTATCACTTCTTACATGAAGGGTTAGGGTTAATATCTATAAAAAGATATGCTGGAATTATTTGACTTAATGATTCCTCATTGGGGCATAGAGCTAGAGCTGATTAATCTAATTACTGATGTATCGTAGAAAGGAAGGTATTATGAGAGGGGCGATACTTGAAAAGGGAGAGCGTTGTTATACTCATTTGAAGGGTATTTTCGATGGAATTAATAATGTACAGAGAGGGTATAACTGGCTTATTACAGATTGTGAATGTTGTACAATAAATGCTGATTACTCAAAACGCATATTTCAATACGGAACATATGGTTGGTTAAGTGGTGAAGAATTAACAGATATGGTTAATAAGGAAGATTTTCAATGGGTCTGGGGAGTATTATCTGCTTTTAACAAAGAGATTTCATTAGAAGAAATATTAAAATATAGCCTGCCTTATGCTGATGGCTACAAGGGATTTTGGGAAAATCCTATTTCGATACAGCATCCATTAGCACATATGGAACTAGTTCCTTGGGATAGCAGTTGTACAATAATTATTTGTAAGGATGACAGGATTACAGAATCGTTTATGAAAAGTTATCCATTTAGTAGAGATTTAGTAATGTATAATTACAATCATGGGCAGTTTGATGAATCCGAGGAACTTGAGAATTGGCTACAGAGTAAGAAATCATAATTTAGCCAAGCGGATTTTATATTGCTACTGGAAAATAGAAGTGATTAGAAAACATCGATTTTAAGAAGATGTAACCTTTAATGAGTTAATAAATTTAACTGAATTTTATATAGGTTTGTAACCAATTAGTGACAATAAAGCGTTCTTTCAGGTGTATAATCATTTCATAAATATACTATGAGAGGAGAAGCTTTATGGAGGATTCAATGCGTGTTCAAAACCACTCCAAAGACGAAATTATCCGTCTTCTGCAATGGATTGCTAATAATCCAGCCGAATGGGAGCGAATAAACCAACGAAGGGAAAGGGAGGAAGTTCCACCCCTTAAAACACTAGAGGATTGCGACCTGCTAACCTTTAGTGGTCTATATAGTGTTATGATTGCACTGCTATTTAGTGAACAAAGCATAATCACAAATCGTGTATTCCGTAAAATGGTAGCTAGAACCTTATTGCAACGGATAGAAGAACGAGGGGAGTTGGAGGCTTTGAAAGAAGTTCTGGAGTTTTTGCATGAGGAGTGGACACGGATAGAAAAAGAGAGTCAACTATAGAATTACCACATGATACATACTATATCATTTCTAATATTCATTCATAAGTAGTAAACAGATAGAACAGAACAATCATCCCATCATAAAAACAAAACGCAAAGTATAACAATAATAGGGCGGAGGTGTTCTAATGCAAACCTTCCGCCCTATTTTAAAACTATAAAATATATCTACATCAAAGCCTCATACAGCTTATCTACTGGTCTAGGTATAACGGCACATTCTACCATAAGCTCACTGACCGCTTTTGCGGCATTTACAGCTTCCGTAACTGCACCAATATCACCGCTTAAGGTAACAAAGCCCTTTCCGCCCACCGCAAAACCGGTACGTACTTCAATCAGGTTTACTGCTGCGGTTTTTGCTGCGGTATCCGCAGCTATGATAGCAGAGGCTACAGAATAAAATTCAATCACACCAATTGCTCCGCCAGTAGGGACTTGTGACGTACCGCTGATAGCAGGCATTAACTGGTCACTGACATTTGGTATCAATAATTTATCTACTAAAAATTCTCCGGCTTTTTCTTCTCCAGCATTCATAGCGGCTGTAACGCTTCCGGTATCTCCGCCAATGATTATCATGTATTTTCCGGGACATATAGTGGAGGATCTTAATAATTCAACATCTGCTGCCTTTAGCATATAATCACAGGTCTCGATTCCTCTTGCAATACTGGACAGTTCTATCATACAGACTGACTTTCCCATTCTTTTATCCTCCATTAATTTACACTGATTCGAATGCCAAGTGGAGTTATGTCTTTTATAATTCCGTGAACGCTGGCATGTATATTCGCTGATAAGCCGCTATCGTCGGCGGCGGCAATAACATCTCCGATTGTAACGTTATCACCAATGTTTTTTACTGCCTTAGCAGGCTTTCCGATATGTTGTGATAGGGGTATAAATACTTCCTGTGGATGTAACGTAATACATGAATGTGCATGCAAACCGTTATATTGACCGAGATTTAATCTGGCAATTAAACGGTCAGTAGGTACCTTACTTATATCTACGGTTCCTCTTGCCACTGGATTGGGATTTTTTTCTACGTTAATACCCTTTTCTCGTAATTTTCCCTTCATATAACCGTTCACTTTTCTTGGTGAGAGTCCCATAGGGCAGGAGAACATTTCACAAAGTCCACAGTCACAGCAATTAGCTGCATCACCAAAGGACTTTTCAAATTCCTCGGTACTTAACTCGGTATGTTCTCTCCATACATTTCTCATAACCAGATGGGGTTTGATTCTGTGCCCAATCTGATATCTTGGACATAGGTCAGTACACATTCTGCATTGGATACAGGCACTTCTTGCCTGGTGTTTGATACGGTCAATGGATACCTTGGAGCGTCTGATTAAGTAATGGTCTTTTGGAAGAACAATAATATTTCCGGTTGTTTTAGTAACAATCTGTGCATCAATCAAATCATTCTCTGCAACAACTCGTCCCATCATAGGACCGCCAAGTATAATGGCGTAATCGGAGATGGTTGGATTTGCAGACTGAATGCATTCACGGATAGAAGTACCAATGGGAACTTTTAACATGATGGGTTCCTTCACCTCACCAACTACGGACAGGTATTTTTCTGTGGTCTTTTTGCCCTTAGTAAGAGCTTCGTAGATTCCGATTACAGTACCCACATTGTCTACTACTGCACCAACTTCTATGGGAATACCTCTTTCTGGTACACTTCGACCAGTTACCTGTTGAACGATTATCTGTTCGTCACCGGCAGGATAGAAGGTACGAAGTTCAAAAATTTCTATGTCTGCACCATTCTTAGCAATGGCTTCTTTAAGAGCAGTGATTTCAGCTTTATATTTTCCTTTTAAAGCGATGACTGCTTTTTTTGCCTCCAGATGAGCAGATATCATCATAACTCCTTTAATCAGTTCATCGGCAAAGATTCGGCATAAGTATTTGTCTGTTTCAATAAGCGGTTCACACTCGGCAGCATTTACAATAAAATATTCTGCTTTAGTATTCAGTTTTATATGTGTCGGAAATCCGGCACCGCCAGCACCTACAATTCCGGCTTCTTTTATGGCTTCAATAAAATTCATAGTTACACCTTTGCATATCACAGATTCACCGTGATAGTACCACTTTTTAATGAGTGAAAGAATTCCCAGGTGGCATCCTTTCTCAATCAAATTTCCTTTCACTCCACTTTTTTCAGTTAGTTACTTATGAAACAATCCTTTTATGGTATGAAGTAGTTTATAGTAACAAGTAATTGTTTTGCTATTATTCCTACAATCATATTATAAACGTTGCGTTTAGCAATTGTCTATAACTTTTCAGTAATAGTTCTAAAACATACGAGTAAGTGATGGACTTATTTTTTTATGGAATGGAATAGTCCTATTTTATTATTTAAACTGAACAGCTTGTATGACTGCTATATTCCATTCGTACCCTCGTAAGCCCTGATAAATAGGTCTGTTAAATCCTCTTTGGTGCAGTTGCGTGGGTTTCCTGCTGTACAGGGATCCACATAGGCTGAATCCACCATAGCGGGCAGTAATTTATAAAAATCCTCCCGGTTGACACCAGCAGCTTTTATACTGGAAGGGATATTCAATTTGGCTATATAACGCTTTAGGGCGCGGACAAGATTTATTGTGCTCTGACGGTCATTCGTACTATCAAGCCAGATTAATCTGGCTATTTTGGCATACCTTTTGTTTGCTTCAGTCAATTCATCATAAAGACCCGCATTAAAGGAGATTACATAAGGCAATAAGAGGGCATTGGCTTTTCCGTGAGGGATGTGAAAGTGTGCACCTAAGGTATGAGCCATGGAATGATTGATACCAAGTCCTGAATTGCTAAATGCCATACCCGCAAGACAGGAGGCATTATGAACACGTTGCCTTAAGGTTACATCGTCCGGTTTTTCAAATACCTGTATTAAAAATTTATTGGCTAGCTTAATTGCCTTCTCAGCAAGTGCATCAGTAAAATCGTTTCTCATGTTACAGACAAAGGCTTCGATGGCATGCGTTAAGACATCAAGTCCTGTATCGGCAGTGATAGAGGGTGGAACAGATTTTGTAAGTTCTGCATCCAGTATCGCAGTATCCGGCAGCATACTGTCTTCCACCAGCGGGTATTTTGTTTCGGTGTCCGGGTCTGTAATTACTGCAAATTTAGTAACCTCTGAACCGGTACCACTGGTTGTTGGAATGGCTATGAATTTTAACTGAATGGATGCATCCTGCATACGGGCAAAATATATCATCCCCTTGGCAGCATCAATAGGAGAACCACCTCCTAAGGCAACTACCATATCGGGTTTAAATTCTAAGATTATCTTAACACCTTGGGAAACAGTTGCTATGTCGGGATTCGGTTTCACATCATGAAATATTTGATATTCAGCAGTATCTAAATGTTTTGTTATGTATTTGGTTACTTCCTTTTCATACATAAACTTATCAGTAACAATAAAGACTCTTTTAGCTCCCGTAAAAGTGTCTCCGTTACCATTGCCTATTATGATTTCTGTTTTATTGCTAAAGGTGCTATACATGAGGTCTCCTTTCATACTATGTAAATATAAGTAAAAACCACACAAAACCACATATTAAATGTCGGCTATTTGTTGTTATTGTCTGTTATTTATAAGGTATCTCATATTTATGTATTTGTCAAGAACACATAATCATAAAAGTTAAATATTTAACAAGGTACTAGTGATAGGTGCATGAATACAGCAATAGCAGTACTATGTTAGAATTATTGGTGGAAAATAATATAAAAATATGTTAAATACTGTTTGGTTATGTTATGCTATGCTATAATAATCATAGCTTCATAGTA
The nucleotide sequence above comes from Anaerocolumna cellulosilytica. Encoded proteins:
- a CDS encoding tetratricopeptide repeat protein, whose amino-acid sequence is MKKRIRNIIICGLLFGGILLMLRIVFQMSDEEVWRYYILVSGIILVGAVGINIIYQVKLMKKLKRFETILRDEENPDKFIEENESLLRRLKSEYNRALININLSAGYCDKGDFETAKNILLSIPLKHIKGINKVVYYMNLAYIYFRLEESQKALDILEQQKKAFSNLEKHPSLGGNIMSLRILKYIAQDQLADAQNLLITAKNQWTDKRLLKDWELLQSTINQLNNTSL
- a CDS encoding BMC domain-containing protein → MGKSVCMIELSSIARGIETCDYMLKAADVELLRSSTICPGKYMIIIGGDTGSVTAAMNAGEEKAGEFLVDKLLIPNVSDQLMPAISGTSQVPTGGAIGVIEFYSVASAIIAADTAAKTAAVNLIEVRTGFAVGGKGFVTLSGDIGAVTEAVNAAKAVSELMVECAVIPRPVDKLYEALM
- a CDS encoding DNA topoisomerase III; the encoded protein is MKSLVIAEKPSVGRDIARVLKCTKNMGGAIEGEKYIVTWGLGHLVTLADPENYDEKYKTWNMENLPMLPEKFQLVVIKQTGKQYQAVKTQIQRKDVSDIIIATDAGREGELVARWILEKANNKKPVKRLWISSVTDKAIREGFAHLKDGKEYENLYQAAVARAEADWIVGMNATRALTCKYNASLSCGRVQTPTLAMIAKREEDIKKFIPVPYYGLIGKLSGMTLTWKDAKSGNTTTPDKSKIEELLKQLRGKDGIVTEFKTQLKKSYAPGLYDLTELQREANLRFDFSAKETLNIMQRLYENHKVLTYPRTDSRYLTTDIVGTLKERLEAVSIGQYKKLISVLLRKPIVTNSSFVDNQKVSDHHAIIPTEQFVNLDNMSTDERKIYDMVVRRFLAVLYPPYEYEEATVKVQVGSEQFTAKGRITKAIGYKEVYENQIEDKEETESLQEVSKDDVLKGIDFVITEGKTKPPAPFNEATLLSAMENPVQFLEEKNKEIVKTLGETGGLGTVATRADIIEKLFNSFLMEKRGKDIFITSKGKQLLELVPQDLKKPELTASLEMKLGKIAGGKLKKRELMKEMTAYTKEIVAEIKSGDGKFRHDNLTSKKCPACGKNMLAVNGKNSRMLVCQDRECGHRETIARTSNARCPICHKKMELVGQGEAQTFTCSCGHKEKLSAFQERRKKEGAGVSKKDVAKYMNQLKKEEKEPVNTAFADAFSKLKLDK
- a CDS encoding DUF1266 domain-containing protein; this encodes MKKRLLTLALVTVLALTGCSSTPAKKDTDSTPATTTDDSKEAETADKSISDTLLWFNATYALITSRNGGDINLVGGYAANDSIAKMMQQGLENSWSVTDRATADEKLKWLTEENGHNAELLELYNQNELSTYSRDELVAALTDESYTDEDRAFFLGIFDAVEKYGDNAIKAWDLSRAMQLSSWYYLAGYYTYEEAMDASLTIAQELQKVYTSWDDMMESYLFGFQYWNEDDITDETSESYARAQIYQELKAQSDSIYSLDWNLSLSKEW
- a CDS encoding ABC transporter ATP-binding protein encodes the protein MDTIILRTNKLCKSFSIGGVQQHVLKNLDLSINKGDFTVIMGSSGSGKSTLLYALSGMDIPTVGDVFLGEENIAKLSNDKLALIRRKNCGFVFQSIYLLDNMNILDNVLTSGLLLNRNKKEVFHKAQTLLKSMGLNEQDFVKFPNQLSGGEKQRVAIVRAIINNPKILFADEPTGALNSASSTQVLDNFTRLNEDGQSIIMVTHDIKTALRGNRILYVKDGTVCGELNMKPYKLLESSNRMQKLQQFLGEMGW
- a CDS encoding arginase family protein, which translates into the protein MQVYTIDFEGIYTEQSWYLTRKDKIKNMDIIPYEGTNGYCSQKSCEVLQAYCSNLDFPAVTYLGSGNYHYLTYFLLQQIKKPFSMVMFDFHSDIQMGMCKELLSCGNWVRFALENCSQLKQVYIVGVAEQYIPKDYDCCGKEVHFITEKQVRSIDWIEEVKRGIQYPIYITIDKDVFREGTVYTNWDQGTMEINDVSAFFEGVRARHKILGGDICGECSKNYADGQYNRYQEVNGIINQQILTYFHMANR